One stretch of Miscanthus floridulus cultivar M001 chromosome 18, ASM1932011v1, whole genome shotgun sequence DNA includes these proteins:
- the LOC136521017 gene encoding NDR1/HIN1-like protein 13, translating to MMHAKSESDMTSLPASSPPRSPKRGGGGAAAAGNGGYYVQSPSRESHDGGYKSSSMQATPVYNSPNESPSHPSYGRHSRSSSVSRFSGNLRKGGAGGGDHKVLNDKGWPECNVIEEEGPYEDLAGDSGLSRRCQIILGFLTFVLLFTTFCLIIWGAARPYEPEVVVKSLVMDDFYAGEGTDHSGVPTKLVTTNCSLHIAVYNPATMFGIHVTSGPIHLIYSEISIAVGQVRRYYQPRKSHRMVTAVIHGEKVPLYGAGGSLMLSTSTGGTVPLKLDFDLTSRGYVIGKLVRVTHKVHVTCPVVVDAKKTKPVRFSKKACAVYKA from the exons ATGATGCACGCCAAGTCGGAGTCGGACATGACGAGCCTGCCggcgtcgtcgccgccgcggtcgccgaagcggggcggcggcggcgccgccgccgcgggcaaCGGCGGGTACTACGTGCAGAGCCCGTCGCGGGAGTCGCACGACGGCGGCTACAAGTCGTCGTCGATGCAGGCCACGCCGGTCTACAACAGCCCCAACGAGTCGCCGTCGCACCCCTCCTACGGCCGCCACTCCCGCTCCTCCTCCGTCAGCCGCTTCTCCGGCAACCTCCGCaagggcggcgccggcggcggggacCACAAGGTGCTCAACGACAAGGGGTGGCCCGAGTGCAACGTCATCGAGGAGGAAGGGCCGTACGAGGACCTCGCCGGGGACAGCGGGCTCTCCCGCCGATGCCAGATCATACTCGGGTTCCTCACCTTCGTCCTCCTCTTCACCACCTTCTGCCTCATCATCTGGGGCGCCGCCCGGCCGTACGAGCCCGAGGTCGTCGTTAAG AGCTTGGTGATGGACGACTTCTATGCTGGTGAAGGCACAGACCACAGCGGTGTTCCAACCAAATTGGTCACAACAAACTGTTCTCTGCACATAGCTGTGTACAACCCTGCCACAATGTTTGGAATTCATGTCACTTCTGGCCCCATCCATCTGATCTATTCAGAGATCTCAATAGCAGTCGGTCAG GTTCGCAGGTACTACCAACCAAGGAAGAGCCACCGGATGGTGACGGCAGTCATCCACGGCGAGAAGGTGCCCCTGTATGGCGCCGGGGGCAGTCTGATGCTGTCGACGAGCACGGGCGGGACGGTGCCCCTGAAGCTGGACTTCGACCTGACCTCCCGGGGCTACGTGATCGGCAAGCTCGTGCGGGTGACGCACAAGGT